The Desulfoscipio gibsoniae DSM 7213 genome contains a region encoding:
- a CDS encoding 4Fe-4S binding protein, with product MGHMAGKDVYRKLGEKIDNLTVKSPWNEALHRLLRELYTEQEADLVVQMPYLLSTVDRIARITGDDPGILQGRLAGLADKGLVLDLYHGGRYYYMPSPIMVGIFEFTMMRSCGNFDPGVAAGLFHAYLTGSGDFYRANAGDGQRIALARAVPYIDAVAPEDVVEILPYEKAEAIVDSHNRYAIGTCACRHEKLHSGYKKCSIPLDTCTSFSYAADYLIRHQMATKVSREQVLDNLARCKEMGLVFSADNVQHNITFICCCCACCCNLLRGINKFGYVGFIKTSSFIAVVNAEKCTGCGSCVAACPVKGIHLISAQVGEVTSCFATGPGSEEGAGRGKRLALVDESICLGCGVCAARCVHGALQLKKRRQRVLPPETTFERNILACLEKGTLPNYIFDDPGAVTHRVMRGILGGILKLPPVKKALVGDLFRSTFLNVLTTGVKLSGKGWITKL from the coding sequence ATGGGGCATATGGCGGGCAAAGACGTATATCGCAAGCTGGGTGAAAAAATAGATAACCTTACCGTTAAATCCCCGTGGAACGAAGCCTTACACAGGTTGCTCAGAGAATTGTACACTGAACAAGAAGCGGATTTAGTAGTGCAAATGCCCTACTTGCTCTCCACCGTGGATAGGATTGCCCGCATAACTGGTGATGATCCGGGTATTTTACAGGGTAGACTGGCCGGTTTGGCGGATAAGGGTTTGGTGCTGGATCTTTATCATGGTGGCCGTTATTATTACATGCCTTCGCCTATTATGGTAGGCATATTTGAATTTACCATGATGCGCAGCTGCGGTAATTTTGATCCCGGAGTTGCTGCGGGGTTGTTTCATGCCTACCTGACAGGCAGCGGCGATTTTTACCGGGCTAACGCTGGTGACGGGCAGCGAATAGCCCTGGCCAGGGCTGTGCCCTATATAGATGCGGTGGCGCCGGAAGATGTGGTGGAAATTTTGCCTTACGAAAAAGCCGAAGCCATCGTGGACAGCCATAACCGGTATGCCATCGGTACCTGCGCCTGCCGGCACGAGAAACTGCACAGTGGTTATAAAAAATGTTCTATTCCTTTAGATACTTGCACCTCCTTTAGTTATGCTGCAGATTACTTAATCAGACATCAAATGGCCACAAAGGTCAGCCGCGAACAGGTGCTGGACAACTTAGCCCGCTGTAAGGAGATGGGACTTGTCTTCAGTGCTGATAACGTGCAACATAATATTACGTTTATCTGCTGCTGCTGTGCCTGTTGCTGTAACCTGCTTCGGGGTATCAACAAGTTTGGATATGTCGGTTTTATTAAAACTTCCAGTTTTATCGCTGTTGTGAACGCTGAGAAATGCACTGGTTGCGGTAGTTGTGTCGCAGCCTGCCCGGTAAAGGGTATCCATTTGATTTCTGCACAAGTTGGTGAGGTAACCAGCTGTTTTGCAACTGGACCGGGTTCTGAAGAAGGTGCAGGAAGGGGGAAAAGGCTTGCCCTGGTGGATGAGAGCATTTGCTTGGGCTGTGGGGTATGCGCTGCGCGATGTGTTCACGGGGCACTGCAGCTTAAAAAGCGCCGGCAAAGAGTGCTGCCCCCGGAAACCACTTTTGAGCGGAACATACTGGCCTGCCTGGAGAAGGGAACCCTGCCAAACTATATATTTGATGACCCCGGCGCTGTCACCCACCGGGTGATGCGAGGTATCCTGGGGGGGATTCTAAAACTGCCCCCGGTTAAAAAGGCATTGGTTGGGGATTTGTTCCGCTCCACTTTTCTTAACGTCCTTACTACCGGGGTCAAGCTTTCTGGTAAAGGCTGGATTACCAAACTATAA
- a CDS encoding HAD-IA family hydrolase: protein MIKHVIFDFDGTIVESRYLTVELLNELAPKYRLRKIKESEYEHLRSLSIPQRCKAINLPFYKLPMLKMELTQKYRRAAASLETISGIKEVLGKLKAGGMALSIISSNSAENINTFLTHNKINFFDNIISSSGLFGKDKAIKVFLTRHTLNSKDVIYIGDECRDIIACQKNKVRIIAVTWGYDTEELLASCHPDALIHSPLEICKIIH, encoded by the coding sequence ATGATTAAACATGTTATTTTCGATTTCGATGGTACCATTGTAGAGTCACGCTACCTGACTGTTGAATTATTAAATGAGCTGGCCCCCAAGTATAGGCTTAGAAAAATAAAGGAAAGCGAATATGAACACCTGCGTTCGTTATCCATCCCCCAGAGGTGTAAGGCCATCAATCTCCCTTTTTACAAGCTGCCCATGCTAAAGATGGAATTAACCCAAAAATACAGGCGGGCCGCCGCTTCTCTGGAAACTATCAGCGGCATCAAGGAAGTGCTTGGTAAGCTCAAGGCCGGGGGAATGGCACTCAGCATTATATCTTCTAACTCGGCGGAAAATATTAATACTTTTTTAACGCACAACAAGATCAACTTTTTCGACAATATCATTTCATCAAGCGGCCTGTTTGGTAAGGATAAAGCCATAAAGGTTTTTTTAACTAGACATACATTAAACAGTAAAGATGTAATTTACATAGGAGATGAATGCCGAGACATTATCGCCTGTCAAAAAAACAAGGTACGCATTATCGCCGTAACGTGGGGCTATGATACAGAGGAACTACTGGCCAGCTGTCATCCCGACGCACTTATACACAGCCCGCTGGAAATATGTAAAATTATTCACTAA
- the prxU gene encoding thioredoxin-dependent peroxiredoxin (Most members of this family contain a selenocysteine.) encodes MLVTKKAPAFQAKAFYQGQVKQVALEDFKGKWVVLCFYPGDFTFVUPTEISHIAVGYDKLKSLNVEVLSCSTDSVFSHKIWNETELSKMVDGGVPFPMLSDQTGAIGKLYGVYDEDAGVNIRGRFLIDPEGVIQAAEILSPPVGRNPQELIRQVKAYQHHQKTGEVMPSGWVEGSPTLKPSTDRAGKVWEVWQPPKE; translated from the coding sequence GTGCTGGTAACCAAAAAAGCGCCTGCCTTTCAGGCCAAGGCATTTTACCAGGGGCAGGTTAAACAGGTAGCATTGGAAGATTTCAAAGGGAAATGGGTTGTGCTTTGCTTTTACCCCGGAGATTTTACCTTTGTATGACCCACTGAGATTTCGCACATAGCCGTTGGCTATGATAAGCTCAAGTCTCTGAATGTGGAGGTTTTATCCTGCAGCACCGACAGCGTATTCTCCCATAAAATTTGGAATGAAACCGAATTGTCCAAAATGGTCGACGGCGGTGTTCCTTTCCCCATGCTATCAGACCAAACTGGAGCAATTGGCAAACTATACGGTGTTTACGATGAAGACGCAGGGGTAAATATCCGTGGCCGGTTTTTAATTGATCCGGAAGGCGTTATTCAGGCGGCAGAGATATTGAGCCCGCCCGTAGGCAGAAACCCGCAGGAGCTTATTCGCCAAGTCAAGGCTTATCAGCATCATCAAAAAACCGGTGAAGTAATGCCTTCCGGTTGGGTTGAAGGTAGTCCAACTTTAAAACCGTCAACCGATCGGGCGGGCAAAGTTTGGGAAGTATGGCAGCCCCCTAAAGAGTAA
- a CDS encoding ABC-2 transporter permease, with the protein MYNLILKDILIQKKIILLSFAYIVFFAIAMQGAGMVMYPTALTAITYMLVLTSCAYDEKNKADVMLNSLPLKRANIVLAKYLSIIVYIVIGTVAYWLITTLIALIGLPVKVHPISLEGLAGGLFAIGLINGVFLPFYFKFGYIKIKFLNLILFFLLFFGLTGVVNFLYVNREVGWVQSITVFFNSQTDIQIFTTIMVVILITLVVSFVLSLKVYQNRDL; encoded by the coding sequence ATGTATAATTTAATATTAAAAGACATATTAATTCAAAAGAAGATTATCCTCTTAAGCTTCGCCTATATTGTTTTCTTTGCCATTGCCATGCAAGGGGCCGGAATGGTAATGTACCCAACGGCTTTGACCGCTATTACTTATATGCTGGTACTAACCTCCTGTGCTTACGATGAAAAAAACAAAGCTGACGTAATGCTGAACAGCTTACCTTTAAAAAGAGCCAATATTGTATTGGCTAAATATTTATCTATTATTGTTTATATTGTCATAGGGACTGTGGCTTATTGGTTGATAACAACACTGATAGCATTAATAGGTCTACCCGTAAAAGTTCACCCGATTTCTTTAGAAGGTTTAGCCGGAGGCTTGTTTGCCATAGGTTTAATAAACGGTGTTTTTTTACCCTTTTACTTTAAATTTGGCTATATTAAAATTAAATTTTTGAATCTTATTTTATTCTTCTTGTTATTTTTTGGACTAACAGGTGTGGTAAATTTTCTTTATGTGAATAGGGAAGTCGGTTGGGTACAAAGTATCACGGTTTTTTTTAATTCTCAAACTGATATACAAATATTCACTACAATTATGGTTGTGATATTAATTACACTGGTAGTGTCTTTTGTCCTATCTTTGAAGGTTTATCAAAACAGGGACCTTTAG
- a CDS encoding ABC transporter ATP-binding protein, translating to MKPILEVKKLRKNFKGFSLQDISFTMEKGCIMGFIGPNGAGKSTTIKLILNLLKKDGGVINVFGLDNLRHEIEIKNKIGFVFDENHFYEELTVREMTKIIAPLYKNWDNRTFAKYLADFHLPPQKKIKDLSKGMKMKYSLAMALAHHPDLLIMDEPTAGLDPVVRNELLEILTYIIQDENKGVFLSTHITSDLDKIADYITFINDGQIIFSTAKDELLDGHGLVKGGRDLLDNDIRKEFIGIKENQFGFEGLVRDRRQAQLLFDKHVLIEKPALEDIMLHYTRGLQNV from the coding sequence ATGAAGCCCATTTTGGAAGTAAAAAAACTCAGAAAAAACTTCAAAGGGTTTAGTTTGCAAGACATCAGCTTTACCATGGAAAAGGGCTGTATTATGGGCTTCATTGGCCCTAACGGCGCAGGTAAAAGCACAACGATAAAACTGATTTTGAACTTGCTGAAAAAAGACGGTGGGGTTATTAACGTTTTCGGGCTGGATAACCTCAGGCACGAGATAGAAATTAAAAATAAGATCGGCTTTGTATTTGACGAAAACCATTTTTATGAAGAATTGACCGTACGGGAAATGACTAAAATCATTGCCCCGCTGTATAAGAACTGGGATAACCGTACCTTTGCAAAATATTTGGCGGATTTTCATTTACCGCCCCAAAAGAAGATCAAGGATTTATCCAAGGGGATGAAGATGAAGTATTCTTTGGCGATGGCCCTGGCTCACCATCCCGATCTGCTGATTATGGATGAACCCACCGCAGGCCTTGACCCCGTGGTTAGAAATGAATTGCTGGAAATATTAACTTATATCATACAGGATGAGAACAAAGGTGTTTTTCTATCCACTCATATAACTTCGGATTTGGATAAAATAGCTGATTATATCACGTTTATCAATGACGGGCAGATCATTTTCAGTACCGCTAAAGATGAACTGCTGGATGGGCACGGGTTGGTCAAAGGCGGCAGGGATCTATTGGATAACGATATAAGGAAAGAATTTATCGGCATTAAGGAAAACCAGTTTGGCTTTGAAGGATTGGTAAGAGACCGGCGGCAGGCCCAATTACTTTTTGATAAACATGTGCTTATCGAAAAACCGGCTTTGGAAGATATTATGCTGCATTACACAAGGGGGCTGCAGAATGTATAA
- a CDS encoding GntR family transcriptional regulator, translating into MHIVISNSSSLPIYEQIVSQIKEMIMQGELLEADPLPSIRNLAKELQISVITTKRAYDELEKEGFVVTVPGKGSYVAAENKELLHEKRLKIVEEKLLEAVVAAKSVHLSFEQLQQMLKLFYEGE; encoded by the coding sequence ATGCATATTGTTATTTCCAACTCTTCTAGTTTGCCAATTTACGAGCAGATTGTTTCTCAAATAAAAGAAATGATTATGCAGGGTGAACTTTTGGAGGCCGACCCTTTGCCATCGATCAGAAATCTGGCCAAAGAACTGCAAATCAGCGTTATTACCACTAAGCGGGCTTATGACGAGCTGGAAAAGGAAGGTTTTGTGGTTACCGTGCCGGGCAAAGGGTCCTATGTAGCAGCGGAAAACAAGGAGCTGCTCCATGAAAAGAGGCTGAAGATAGTGGAAGAAAAACTGCTGGAAGCGGTGGTGGCCGCTAAATCCGTGCATCTATCCTTTGAGCAATTACAACAAATGCTCAAACTGTTTTATGAGGGGGAATGA
- the pepF gene encoding oligoendopeptidase F, whose translation MSKGNLPTRREIDDQFKWRLEDIYPGDEAWEQDYRKALDLAARVESFKGKLGTSARTLLEAFQLQEQLEAVNEKIYTYARMRRDEDNTNPVYQALTDRSESLSAQVQAAVSFYVPEILAVPDETIKQFLQEEPGLGLYRFVLEELVRQKPHILSAEEEQIIARAEEVTQASANIFRMINNADLTFAPVQDEQGREVELTHGRYLKFMESRDRRVRRDAFISLYGSYRRLQNTLAATLGASVKKDVFYARVRKHPSALKASLFADNVSKEVYDNLISMVRGSLEPFYRYMRLRKKLLGLDELHMYDIYNPVVQDVDWKILYPEGVNMVREGLAPLGDAYVETMVQGINGGWVDVYENKGKTSGAYSWGPYGTHPYVLLNYQDNLNNVFTLAHEMGHAMHTYYSFETQPYVYAHYKIFTAEVASTVNESLLMQYLLQTVKDRDKKIYLLNHYLEQFRGTVYRQTMFAEFEKIIHERVEAGEALTPELLCRIYHGLNVDYYGPEMVVDSEVDMEWARIPHFYTAFYVYKYATGFSAATALTRRITEEGGSAVARYIEFLHKGGSDYPLNLLKSAGVDMTIPQPVQECLDVFARLVAELEDLAL comes from the coding sequence GTGAGCAAAGGTAATCTGCCCACCCGCCGGGAAATCGATGATCAGTTTAAATGGCGGCTGGAGGATATTTATCCCGGTGACGAAGCCTGGGAGCAGGACTACCGCAAGGCGCTGGACCTGGCAGCCCGGGTGGAGTCCTTCAAAGGTAAGCTGGGTACGTCGGCCCGGACACTATTGGAAGCCTTTCAACTGCAGGAGCAGCTGGAAGCGGTCAATGAAAAAATATACACCTATGCCCGCATGCGTCGCGATGAGGATAACACCAATCCGGTTTACCAGGCCCTGACCGACCGGTCTGAAAGCTTGAGCGCCCAGGTGCAGGCGGCAGTTTCCTTTTATGTGCCTGAAATACTGGCGGTGCCGGATGAGACTATAAAACAGTTTTTGCAAGAAGAACCGGGCCTTGGTTTGTACCGGTTTGTACTGGAGGAACTGGTGAGGCAAAAGCCGCATATCCTGTCCGCCGAGGAAGAGCAGATTATTGCCCGGGCAGAAGAAGTAACCCAGGCCTCAGCCAACATATTCAGAATGATCAACAACGCCGATCTGACCTTTGCCCCGGTGCAGGATGAACAGGGCCGTGAGGTGGAACTTACCCACGGCCGCTATCTAAAGTTTATGGAAAGCAGGGACCGCCGGGTGCGCAGGGATGCCTTTATTTCACTGTATGGCTCATACCGCCGGTTGCAAAACACCCTGGCCGCCACCCTGGGTGCCAGTGTCAAAAAAGATGTGTTTTATGCCCGGGTACGCAAGCATCCTTCAGCCCTTAAAGCCTCTCTTTTTGCCGATAATGTGTCTAAAGAGGTATATGACAATTTGATCAGCATGGTGCGCGGCAGCCTGGAACCTTTTTACCGCTATATGCGCCTGCGTAAAAAATTGCTGGGGCTTGACGAACTGCACATGTACGATATTTATAATCCTGTGGTCCAGGATGTGGACTGGAAAATCCTTTACCCGGAAGGGGTAAATATGGTGCGGGAAGGCCTGGCCCCGCTGGGTGATGCCTATGTGGAAACAATGGTGCAGGGAATTAACGGTGGCTGGGTGGATGTCTACGAAAACAAGGGTAAAACCAGCGGCGCCTATTCTTGGGGCCCGTACGGCACCCATCCCTATGTGCTGCTGAACTACCAGGATAACTTGAATAATGTGTTTACCCTGGCCCACGAAATGGGCCACGCCATGCATACTTACTATTCTTTTGAAACGCAGCCTTACGTCTATGCTCATTATAAAATATTTACCGCTGAAGTAGCCTCCACGGTCAATGAATCTTTGCTGATGCAATATCTGCTCCAAACTGTTAAAGACCGGGATAAGAAAATATATTTGCTCAATCACTACCTGGAACAATTCCGGGGTACTGTTTACAGGCAAACCATGTTTGCCGAGTTTGAAAAAATCATTCATGAGCGGGTGGAAGCCGGGGAAGCGCTGACCCCCGAACTGCTTTGCCGGATTTACCACGGGCTGAATGTGGATTATTACGGACCGGAGATGGTGGTGGACAGTGAAGTGGACATGGAATGGGCCCGGATACCCCACTTTTACACCGCGTTTTACGTGTACAAATATGCCACAGGCTTTTCAGCGGCCACCGCTCTGACGCGCCGCATTACCGAAGAAGGCGGCTCCGCAGTTGCCCGCTATATTGAGTTTTTGCATAAGGGTGGCTCTGATTACCCCCTGAACCTGTTAAAATCGGCCGGGGTAGATATGACCATCCCGCAGCCCGTGCAGGAATGCCTGGACGTATTTGCCCGCCTGGTAGCGGAATTGGAGGACCTGGCCCTCTAG
- a CDS encoding SOS response-associated peptidase — translation MCGRFTLTVELSTVIRIFQVHWDYKSFDYSKRYNIAPTQNVLVITRTEESREISLMRWGLIPHWAKDASIASKLINARAETVDQKPSFKPSFLHRRCLIPADGFYEWKKKAGEKTPLRITLPDQEVFAFAGIWARWRSPKGQDIHSCSIITTEANNQMRDIHNRMPVILSGSSAHHAWLASNEPAVLKELLQPYGGPMVVYPVDEISNK, via the coding sequence ATGTGCGGGCGCTTTACGCTGACTGTGGAGTTATCCACTGTTATAAGGATTTTTCAGGTTCATTGGGACTACAAAAGTTTCGATTATAGCAAGCGCTACAACATTGCCCCCACCCAGAATGTCCTGGTGATTACCCGCACGGAAGAAAGCAGGGAAATATCACTGATGCGCTGGGGTTTAATACCCCACTGGGCCAAGGATGCCTCAATCGCCAGTAAGCTCATTAACGCCCGGGCAGAAACAGTCGATCAAAAGCCCTCTTTTAAACCTTCCTTTTTGCACCGCAGGTGCCTTATTCCCGCTGACGGCTTTTACGAGTGGAAAAAGAAAGCCGGCGAAAAAACCCCCTTGCGTATCACGCTGCCCGATCAAGAGGTTTTTGCTTTCGCCGGCATCTGGGCCAGGTGGCGTTCGCCCAAGGGCCAGGATATCCATTCCTGCAGCATCATCACAACTGAAGCCAATAATCAAATGCGTGATATACATAACCGCATGCCGGTTATATTATCCGGGTCAAGTGCCCATCACGCCTGGCTGGCATCAAACGAGCCCGCCGTGCTCAAGGAACTGCTGCAACCCTACGGCGGGCCGATGGTGGTGTATCCGGTTGATGAGATTTCAAATAAATGA